From Chloroflexota bacterium, the proteins below share one genomic window:
- a CDS encoding cation:proton antiporter, with the protein MEIEIYFKFILTFGLILLAARIGGELFERYLKQPPVLGELVAGIIISPFALGGLIHDPIILHFATIQGAFGLHEFNVMEIISQIAIVVLLFVAGVETDVGAFLKQGITGALVAVGGVILPFTFGYFITMWLAPEAGIAGWLFMGAALTATSIGVTIRILMGMGKLQTQAGATILVGAVIDDIIGIVILSIVVGISSAVKAGGELNMIHASLDALKILAIGLAVWFALLIIGVKLNKYISRFLLNPFRKSGTIPIFALIIGFIIAYLVTLVGLHPVVGAYVAGLMFAATDEREDILDKTRPIMLFLAPFFFCYLGMQVDTRLLWGGAIIAVILTIAAVLGKIAGCYIPARFAGKMSHTESMIVGIGMVPRGEVGLIIAGAGLLAGAISRDLFGAAVAVSVVTTLITPAMLKPFFKKQSEPVTGADKPLQQDE; encoded by the coding sequence ATGGAAATCGAGATATATTTTAAATTTATACTGACCTTTGGCTTGATTCTGCTGGCAGCCAGGATAGGCGGCGAACTATTTGAGCGCTATTTAAAGCAACCACCAGTTTTAGGCGAATTGGTTGCAGGAATTATTATTTCACCATTTGCCTTGGGTGGACTTATCCATGACCCGATCATCCTGCATTTTGCTACTATCCAAGGTGCTTTCGGCCTCCATGAATTTAACGTAATGGAGATAATCTCCCAGATAGCCATCGTTGTTTTGCTTTTTGTTGCTGGTGTCGAAACTGATGTCGGTGCTTTCTTGAAGCAAGGAATAACCGGCGCTCTAGTAGCTGTCGGTGGCGTTATTCTTCCATTTACCTTTGGCTATTTCATCACCATGTGGCTAGCCCCTGAAGCAGGAATAGCTGGCTGGCTGTTCATGGGAGCAGCATTAACAGCTACTAGCATTGGAGTCACAATAAGGATACTAATGGGGATGGGCAAACTCCAGACACAAGCGGGAGCAACCATACTGGTTGGAGCTGTGATCGACGATATAATCGGCATAGTTATTCTATCAATTGTCGTTGGCATAAGCTCCGCAGTAAAAGCTGGCGGTGAGCTAAACATGATTCATGCCAGCTTAGATGCCCTTAAAATCCTTGCCATTGGCCTTGCCGTTTGGTTTGCCTTGTTAATCATCGGCGTAAAGCTCAACAAATATATATCACGTTTCCTTCTTAATCCTTTCAGAAAATCGGGGACAATACCCATTTTTGCACTTATCATCGGCTTTATCATAGCTTACCTGGTTACGTTGGTTGGCTTGCATCCCGTGGTAGGCGCCTATGTGGCTGGGCTTATGTTTGCCGCCACTGATGAAAGAGAGGACATTTTAGATAAAACCAGACCGATAATGCTCTTTCTGGCGCCTTTCTTCTTCTGTTACCTGGGCATGCAAGTTGACACACGACTGCTCTGGGGTGGAGCCATAATAGCAGTCATTTTGACAATAGCCGCTGTACTTGGGAAAATAGCTGGTTGCTATATTCCAGCCCGATTTGCAGGCAAGATGTCCCATACTGAGAGCATGATAGTTGGTATAGGAATGGTACCAAGAGGTGAGGTAGGTTTGATTATTGCGGGTGCTGGGCTTCTGGCTGGAGCCATAAGCCGAGACCTATTCGGTGCCGCAGTTGCGGTCAGCGTGGTCACAACACTTATAACACCAGCAATGCTCAAGCCATTTTTTAAGAAGCAGTCAGAACCAGTCACAGGCGCAGACAAGCCATTACAGCAAGATGAGTGA
- a CDS encoding NADH-quinone oxidoreductase subunit NuoF produces MPNKLRSKQDLEALQKELINERKSGKPLIAVCNGTACHPYGCAQIVEAFKKELSKQGLENKAELRITGCQGLCEKGSIVVIQPGDIFYQQVKLEDVPEILHETLINGNIIDRLLHNDPITGSKLVHRHEIPFYQKQKRNILGNNIEINPIKIEDYIAIGGYTALAKALFEMASEQIIEEIKRSGLRGRGGAGFPTGAKWESCHNAPGDIKYVIVNADEGDPGAYANEGLLSGNPHSVLEGLIIGAYAIGAHQGYVYVRNEYPLALANITIALNQAQQLGLLGDNILGSGFHFNVRITRGGGAFVCGESTALMASLEGNVGEPRAKYVHTVEKGLWNRPSNLNNVETWSNVPVIINKGTDWYRTLGTDGSKGTKIFSLVGKINNTGLVEVPMGITLREIIYDIGGGIREGKKFKAVQTGGPSGGCLPESLLDLPVDFDELTKAGSMMGSGGMIVMDETTCMVDIAKYFLTFLEEESCGKCVPCREGIKRMRQILDDITEGKGNDADIDLLERLSATLVDSSLCALGSTAPNPVITTIRYFKDEYEAHIKEKRCPAGVCKALIHYYIEEKCPGCGLCVKACPQEAIAFMGKRKPVVLDESKCIKCGACYDVCKLGAVGRK; encoded by the coding sequence ATGCCAAACAAGCTCCGTTCAAAACAAGACTTAGAGGCTCTACAAAAAGAGCTAATCAATGAAAGAAAATCAGGAAAGCCTCTAATTGCGGTATGCAATGGTACAGCCTGCCATCCTTACGGCTGCGCCCAAATCGTAGAAGCCTTTAAGAAAGAACTATCAAAACAAGGCTTGGAGAATAAGGCGGAACTGAGAATCACAGGTTGTCAAGGCCTCTGTGAGAAAGGCTCGATCGTAGTTATCCAACCTGGCGACATTTTCTACCAACAAGTAAAGTTGGAAGATGTGCCTGAGATACTGCATGAGACACTAATCAATGGCAATATTATTGACAGACTGCTTCATAATGACCCGATTACCGGCAGCAAACTTGTGCACAGGCATGAAATTCCCTTCTACCAAAAGCAAAAGCGGAATATTCTTGGCAACAACATCGAAATAAACCCAATTAAGATAGAGGATTATATTGCTATTGGTGGCTACACAGCTTTAGCCAAAGCCCTCTTCGAAATGGCTTCAGAGCAAATAATCGAGGAAATCAAACGCTCCGGCTTAAGGGGACGAGGAGGTGCTGGTTTTCCCACAGGAGCAAAATGGGAATCCTGCCATAATGCTCCCGGAGATATAAAGTACGTCATCGTAAATGCTGATGAGGGTGACCCCGGAGCTTACGCTAATGAAGGTCTACTTTCGGGCAATCCACACAGTGTACTTGAAGGCCTGATTATTGGTGCTTATGCAATTGGAGCTCACCAAGGATATGTGTATGTTCGCAATGAATATCCTTTAGCATTGGCTAACATAACAATTGCTCTGAACCAAGCACAACAGCTAGGGCTGCTCGGAGATAATATCCTGGGTTCAGGTTTCCATTTTAATGTCCGCATAACTAGAGGTGGAGGTGCTTTCGTTTGCGGTGAGTCTACAGCACTGATGGCATCCCTCGAAGGCAATGTTGGAGAACCAAGAGCTAAATATGTTCATACAGTGGAAAAAGGACTGTGGAACAGACCCAGTAACCTAAACAATGTAGAAACTTGGTCTAATGTGCCCGTAATAATCAATAAAGGCACTGATTGGTACCGCACCTTAGGTACCGATGGCAGCAAGGGGACAAAAATCTTTTCTCTGGTGGGTAAAATTAATAACACAGGCCTGGTGGAAGTGCCAATGGGGATAACCCTAAGGGAAATCATCTATGATATTGGTGGTGGTATCCGGGAAGGGAAGAAATTCAAGGCAGTGCAGACCGGTGGCCCCTCAGGTGGCTGCCTTCCTGAAAGCTTACTTGACTTACCAGTAGATTTTGACGAGCTAACTAAAGCCGGCTCGATGATGGGCTCGGGTGGCATGATTGTCATGGATGAGACCACATGTATGGTAGACATCGCTAAGTACTTCCTCACCTTCCTCGAAGAGGAATCTTGCGGTAAGTGCGTGCCATGCCGTGAGGGAATAAAACGCATGCGGCAAATTCTGGATGACATCACTGAGGGGAAAGGCAATGACGCAGATATCGACCTTCTGGAACGGCTTTCCGCAACCCTCGTAGATAGCTCTCTCTGTGCCCTAGGTAGCACAGCACCAAATCCTGTTATTACCACTATCCGCTATTTCAAAGATGAGTACGAAGCTCATATCAAGGAAAAGAGATGCCCGGCCGGTGTCTGCAAGGCTCTAATCCATTACTACATAGAAGAAAAATGCCCAGGCTGTGGACTTTGTGTTAAAGCTTGTCCTCAGGAAGCTATAGCCTTTATGGGCAAAAGGAAACCTGTCGTTCTGGATGAGTCGAAGTGTATCAAATGTGGGGCTTGTTACGACGTCTGCAAATTAGGAGCTGTAGGTAGAAAGTAA
- a CDS encoding pyruvate synthase subunit beta, with the protein MESLAIYVPRLVTTKEYFAPGHRACMGCGEALAVRLVCKALGRNIIIANATGCMEIVSSPLPSTSWEVPWIHTLFENTAAVASGIEAGIKVLRRKGKYTKRTKVVAMAGDGGTADIGFQALSGVLERGHDLIYICFDNEAYMNTGIQRSSSTPLGASTTTSPAGKVSIGQTTWKKNMPAIAVAHDIPYVATACHSYPFDLMNKISKAIEIKGPSYIHILSVCPTGWRLPSDLTIKAGRLAIETGIFPLYEVEKDRYTLNLDFPQLRPIEDYFKLQGRFRHLSKEITSQIQERVAAEYAKLKKKATSNNY; encoded by the coding sequence GTGGAAAGTCTGGCTATATATGTCCCAAGATTAGTAACGACCAAGGAATATTTTGCCCCTGGACATCGTGCCTGTATGGGCTGTGGTGAAGCCTTGGCTGTAAGGCTTGTGTGTAAAGCTTTGGGCAGAAATATAATAATTGCTAACGCCACCGGCTGCATGGAAATCGTTTCCTCACCACTTCCTTCTACTTCCTGGGAGGTTCCCTGGATTCATACACTGTTTGAGAATACAGCGGCTGTGGCTTCCGGAATAGAAGCCGGAATAAAAGTTCTACGTCGCAAAGGCAAATATACTAAGAGAACAAAGGTTGTAGCAATGGCTGGTGATGGCGGTACTGCTGACATCGGCTTCCAAGCTCTATCCGGTGTTCTTGAGAGAGGCCATGACCTTATATATATCTGTTTCGATAATGAAGCCTACATGAATACCGGTATTCAGCGTTCCAGCTCCACTCCACTCGGTGCTTCCACCACAACTTCACCCGCAGGTAAGGTTAGCATTGGACAAACTACTTGGAAAAAAAATATGCCGGCTATCGCTGTCGCTCACGATATACCTTACGTGGCTACAGCGTGCCATAGTTATCCTTTCGACCTTATGAACAAAATTAGTAAGGCTATAGAAATCAAAGGCCCGTCTTACATTCATATATTGTCGGTTTGTCCCACCGGTTGGCGACTACCTTCAGATTTAACTATCAAGGCAGGGCGACTTGCTATAGAAACAGGCATCTTCCCTCTCTATGAGGTGGAAAAAGACAGATATACCCTGAATTTAGATTTTCCCCAGCTACGACCGATAGAAGACTACTTTAAGCTACAGGGAAGATTCCGGCACCTTTCAAAAGAAATAACATCTCAAATTCAAGAAAGGGTAGCTGCTGAGTATGCCAAACTTAAGAAGAAAGCTACCAGCAATAATTATTAG
- a CDS encoding 2Fe-2S iron-sulfur cluster binding domain-containing protein, with protein MVTLIIDGREFKAEKGQTILQVARENGIDIPTLCHHEAIEPYGACRLCIVEISKGKRTRIVTSCLYPVEEGLKVKTDSPRVMSNRKMIAELLLARCSKNKVIQELASQIGIEQPSFKSEYLEDNDCIVCGLCVRACEQVVGVSAISLVNRGITKEPASPFLEPAEACIGCGSCYYICPTGAIKMEDRKDTRIIYNWKVEFKLKKCKVCGNYWAPEKQLEYIRQKWNLPGDFFDVCPTCK; from the coding sequence ATGGTAACCTTAATTATTGATGGCCGTGAATTCAAGGCTGAAAAAGGGCAGACAATACTTCAGGTAGCTAGAGAAAACGGTATTGATATACCTACCTTGTGCCACCATGAAGCTATAGAGCCATACGGCGCCTGTAGACTGTGTATCGTGGAAATTTCCAAAGGCAAGCGTACCAGGATAGTCACATCTTGCCTTTACCCGGTAGAAGAAGGATTGAAAGTTAAAACTGATTCACCCAGGGTAATGAGCAATCGTAAAATGATAGCAGAACTGCTTCTAGCACGATGTTCTAAAAATAAAGTGATACAGGAATTGGCTTCGCAGATAGGCATTGAGCAACCATCTTTTAAATCTGAGTATCTAGAAGATAATGACTGCATTGTGTGTGGTTTGTGTGTTAGAGCCTGTGAGCAAGTCGTTGGTGTAAGTGCTATTAGCCTGGTCAATCGAGGTATAACCAAAGAGCCTGCCTCTCCTTTTCTTGAGCCGGCTGAAGCTTGTATAGGTTGTGGTTCTTGCTACTATATATGCCCAACCGGCGCAATAAAGATGGAAGATAGGAAAGACACCAGAATAATCTACAATTGGAAAGTGGAATTCAAGCTCAAGAAATGTAAGGTCTGCGGGAACTACTGGGCACCGGAAAAGCAACTAGAATACATCAGACAAAAGTGGAATCTACCTGGGGATTTCTTCGATGTCTGCCCCACATGTAAATAG
- the porA gene encoding pyruvate ferredoxin oxidoreductase — protein sequence MKRTGMEGSFAIAEAIKLARVEAVAAYPITPQTHIVERLAEFVANGELDAEYIPVESEHSAMSACLGTSAVGARTFTATASQGLELMHEVLYVASGLRLPIVMTVANRALSAPLSIWTDHSDAMATRDCGWIQIFAENAQQAFDLTLCAFRIAEDPIVLLPTMFHIDGFYVSHTIESVEFLEQEVVDKFLPEYRHPYPLDPDKPVTIGAFGPPFIYTEAKKAHEAALRSSKKVILRVWQEFSKLSGRHYSPVESYKAEDADVLLLCMGSFSETAMMAIDKMQAEGQKVGLIRLRLWRPFPTEELRQAVSKAQVLIILDRALSLGGTPPVCSEIQAALYPLKTRPKIVSFVGSLGGREISAQGFEEVIRHGVDKAKQGELDEFEIIGVRE from the coding sequence ATAAAGCGAACAGGCATGGAGGGCTCCTTCGCCATAGCCGAGGCTATCAAACTAGCCCGCGTCGAAGCTGTAGCTGCCTATCCCATTACACCTCAGACTCATATTGTGGAGCGGCTAGCTGAATTTGTAGCTAACGGTGAGCTAGATGCCGAATATATACCAGTGGAATCAGAACATTCAGCAATGAGCGCCTGCCTGGGAACTTCGGCTGTAGGTGCCAGAACTTTTACTGCTACCGCCAGTCAGGGACTGGAGCTTATGCATGAGGTACTCTATGTGGCCTCAGGGCTACGGCTACCAATAGTTATGACAGTAGCCAACAGGGCGCTCTCAGCACCATTGAGCATCTGGACAGATCATTCTGACGCGATGGCGACTCGGGACTGCGGTTGGATTCAGATATTCGCCGAAAATGCTCAACAAGCCTTTGATTTAACGTTATGTGCCTTTCGTATTGCTGAAGACCCAATTGTCTTGCTACCGACAATGTTCCATATTGACGGATTTTACGTTTCCCACACAATCGAATCTGTTGAATTTTTAGAGCAAGAAGTTGTAGATAAATTCCTTCCTGAATACCGGCATCCCTATCCTCTCGATCCAGATAAGCCAGTGACCATAGGCGCCTTTGGTCCCCCATTCATTTACACTGAGGCCAAGAAGGCACATGAGGCCGCACTAAGAAGCTCTAAGAAGGTGATTCTCCGAGTGTGGCAAGAGTTCAGCAAGCTCTCAGGACGCCATTATTCACCAGTAGAGAGTTACAAGGCAGAAGATGCTGACGTTTTGCTGCTATGCATGGGGAGCTTCAGTGAAACAGCTATGATGGCTATTGATAAAATGCAGGCTGAGGGTCAAAAGGTGGGACTAATAAGATTGCGCTTGTGGCGGCCATTTCCCACCGAAGAGCTTCGTCAGGCTGTAAGCAAAGCCCAAGTGCTTATCATCCTTGACCGAGCCCTTTCTCTGGGAGGCACACCACCGGTCTGCTCCGAAATACAAGCAGCACTTTACCCGCTAAAAACCAGGCCAAAAATTGTAAGTTTTGTAGGCAGCCTCGGCGGTAGAGAGATTTCCGCTCAAGGTTTTGAAGAGGTGATTCGTCATGGGGTGGATAAAGCGAAGCAAGGTGAACTTGATGAATTCGAGATTATAGGAGTCAGAGAATAG
- a CDS encoding cysteine hydrolase: MNDYTEPDYKRAALLTIDVQRDCTIPGSPIEIPGTIDILPKIKSLVRAFRISQKPIVHVVRLYLPDGSNADACRRKAIELGKRMFAPESDGAELVEELKPTRGVRLDAANLLKGELQPVEPKEWIMYKPRWGAFFKTPLEKHLHDLDINTIVLCGCNFPNCPRTTIYEASERDFRIVFVTDAVSQTNRRGLQELKNIGANLIKTTECLSKLGKC, translated from the coding sequence ATGAATGATTACACAGAACCTGATTATAAGAGGGCCGCCCTACTTACTATTGATGTTCAGCGCGATTGTACAATTCCTGGCTCCCCGATTGAGATTCCTGGCACAATCGATATCCTGCCTAAAATAAAAAGCCTCGTACGAGCTTTCAGAATCTCCCAGAAACCAATAGTACATGTTGTCAGACTTTATTTGCCTGACGGTTCTAACGCAGATGCCTGCCGTAGAAAAGCTATCGAACTCGGAAAACGCATGTTCGCCCCAGAAAGCGATGGGGCAGAACTGGTTGAAGAACTAAAACCCACACGAGGAGTCAGATTAGACGCGGCGAATCTCCTAAAGGGAGAACTTCAACCGGTTGAACCAAAGGAATGGATAATGTATAAGCCAAGGTGGGGAGCATTTTTCAAGACTCCTTTGGAGAAGCATCTGCACGATCTAGACATTAATACTATTGTGCTGTGCGGATGTAATTTCCCTAATTGCCCACGCACAACAATCTATGAGGCTAGCGAGCGGGATTTTAGAATTGTTTTCGTAACAGACGCTGTTTCGCAAACTAATAGACGAGGTTTGCAAGAGCTAAAAAATATAGGGGCAAACTTGATCAAGACTACAGAATGCTTATCAAAGCTGGGTAAATGTTAA
- a CDS encoding cation-translocating P-type ATPase, translating to MQLNKNWHNLEVPEVLDSLSSKRDGLSEEEAQHRLAQFGHNELTAGEKVSPWKIFLEQFKNFLIIILLVAVVLSAVVGEVADAIVIFVIVVFAAGLGFIQEYRAERAMEALKKMAAPMASVLRNGKEVEIPSRELVPGDIIILRTGDRIPADARLIEAINLKADEASLTGESVPVEKIAKVLPGEISIGDRKNMVFMGTAAVYGRGTAIITATGMATEFGKIATMLQEVKKEQTPLQVNLDKLGKLIAIGALALCFILAGIGVLRGHEILEMLIWGVSLAVAAVPEALPAVVTISLALGVQKMVRRHALIRKLPAVETLGCTTFICSDKTGTLTQDQMTIRRIYVDGKLIDVTGVGYEPKGEFHFDGKTINAEKDTALQMLLQIGSLCNDTSLSSADGVWGIKGDPTEGALVVTAAKADLWQEKLQGQFPRIHEIPFSSETKRMTTVHQAPQGKIAYSKGAPEVILSSCSHIYRNEQEPKLSDNDRNNILSVSHEMAGDALRILGVAYKRLPDTANTTETIERDMVFVGLAGMIDPPREEVKEAVKLCDQAGIRSVMITGDHKLTAVAIAKELGILKAGVALTGADIDNLSDKEFEALVEKIEVYARVSPAHKLRVVEALTKRGHVVAMTGDGVNDAPALKKADIGVAMGITGTDVTKEAADMILTDDNFASIVSAVEEGRGIFGNIKKYLVYLLSCNFGEILLMATAILFGPLIGLPAGVIPLIAIQILYVNLATDGLPAIALSMDPPDPDIMRHKPRPRHQTIFTAPVLRYLTGAGVWTALVTLAVFLWAWNARNDHLEAQSMCFVTLILVQFFNAFNCRSLEHSLFKIGPFANKWLLLAIGWECIMLGLVIYLPILQGPFNTYALTLTDWVIAILSASTIFIAAEIYKLISSRLKSKGLVPEPTG from the coding sequence ATGCAACTCAATAAGAACTGGCATAATTTAGAGGTACCAGAAGTCTTAGACTCTTTGAGTTCTAAGCGTGATGGCTTGAGTGAAGAAGAAGCTCAACACCGCCTGGCTCAGTTTGGTCATAATGAGCTGACTGCAGGGGAGAAGGTCTCACCCTGGAAAATTTTCCTAGAGCAATTCAAAAATTTCCTGATTATTATCCTCCTTGTTGCAGTAGTCCTGTCAGCTGTCGTGGGCGAGGTGGCTGATGCCATTGTCATTTTTGTTATCGTCGTTTTCGCTGCTGGCCTTGGCTTTATCCAGGAATACAGGGCTGAACGAGCTATGGAAGCCCTGAAGAAAATGGCAGCGCCTATGGCATCAGTGCTAAGAAATGGGAAAGAGGTGGAAATACCCTCTCGAGAGCTAGTCCCCGGGGACATAATCATCCTCAGAACCGGTGACCGAATACCAGCAGACGCACGCCTGATTGAAGCGATCAATCTAAAGGCAGATGAAGCCTCCCTAACCGGGGAATCGGTTCCCGTGGAAAAGATAGCTAAGGTATTGCCGGGAGAAATCAGCATTGGTGACAGAAAGAACATGGTCTTCATGGGAACAGCCGCCGTTTATGGTAGGGGTACAGCGATTATCACCGCTACCGGCATGGCTACGGAGTTTGGCAAGATAGCTACCATGCTCCAAGAGGTCAAGAAGGAGCAGACACCCCTCCAGGTTAACCTTGACAAGTTGGGAAAGTTAATTGCCATCGGCGCACTAGCCCTTTGTTTCATTCTCGCCGGAATTGGAGTTTTGAGAGGACATGAGATTTTGGAAATGCTCATCTGGGGAGTGAGCCTGGCAGTAGCTGCTGTTCCCGAAGCCTTACCTGCTGTAGTCACCATCTCACTGGCTCTCGGCGTTCAGAAGATGGTACGGCGACATGCCCTCATTAGAAAGCTACCGGCGGTAGAGACCCTCGGTTGTACCACATTTATTTGTTCAGACAAGACAGGCACGCTAACCCAGGATCAGATGACGATACGCCGCATCTATGTGGATGGCAAGCTGATTGATGTCACTGGAGTTGGCTATGAACCTAAAGGTGAGTTTCATTTTGACGGCAAAACCATAAACGCTGAAAAAGACACTGCCCTACAAATGCTGCTCCAGATAGGTAGCCTGTGCAATGATACGTCTCTTTCCTCTGCCGATGGCGTCTGGGGAATCAAAGGCGACCCTACCGAAGGCGCTTTGGTAGTAACAGCAGCTAAGGCCGATTTGTGGCAAGAGAAACTTCAGGGCCAATTCCCCCGCATCCACGAAATTCCTTTCTCCTCCGAGACGAAGAGGATGACCACTGTGCATCAAGCACCACAAGGTAAGATCGCCTACTCCAAAGGGGCACCAGAGGTAATCTTAAGTTCTTGCAGCCATATTTACCGGAATGAACAGGAACCAAAATTAAGCGATAATGATAGGAACAATATTCTGTCCGTGTCCCATGAAATGGCTGGTGATGCTCTCCGTATTTTGGGGGTAGCATATAAACGACTTCCTGATACCGCTAATACAACCGAGACGATAGAGCGAGACATGGTTTTCGTTGGCCTTGCTGGTATGATCGACCCGCCTCGTGAAGAAGTTAAAGAAGCGGTAAAGCTCTGTGACCAGGCAGGTATCAGGTCAGTAATGATAACCGGTGACCATAAGCTAACTGCGGTTGCCATTGCCAAGGAACTAGGCATACTCAAAGCAGGTGTTGCCCTCACTGGCGCTGATATTGATAATCTGAGCGACAAGGAATTTGAAGCCTTGGTGGAGAAAATAGAAGTCTATGCCCGCGTTTCTCCTGCCCATAAACTCCGCGTGGTGGAGGCTTTAACCAAAAGGGGGCATGTAGTAGCAATGACAGGGGATGGAGTAAACGATGCCCCGGCACTCAAAAAGGCTGACATCGGTGTGGCTATGGGTATTACCGGCACCGACGTTACTAAAGAAGCAGCCGATATGATACTTACTGATGATAACTTTGCCTCCATCGTATCTGCCGTAGAGGAGGGTAGGGGCATCTTCGGAAACATCAAGAAGTATCTAGTCTATCTCCTCTCATGCAATTTTGGTGAGATATTGCTCATGGCAACAGCCATTCTCTTTGGCCCACTTATTGGATTGCCGGCTGGGGTTATACCGCTTATTGCTATTCAAATCTTATATGTTAATCTGGCAACCGATGGCCTGCCAGCTATAGCTCTGTCTATGGATCCTCCTGACCCAGATATAATGAGGCATAAGCCCCGTCCTCGCCATCAGACTATCTTCACAGCACCTGTGCTCAGATACCTGACCGGTGCGGGAGTCTGGACTGCCTTGGTAACTTTAGCGGTCTTCCTCTGGGCATGGAATGCAAGGAACGACCACCTTGAGGCCCAAAGCATGTGCTTCGTTACCCTGATCCTCGTTCAGTTTTTCAACGCTTTTAACTGTCGCTCATTGGAACACTCTTTATTCAAGATTGGTCCATTTGCTAACAAGTGGTTATTGTTAGCAATAGGTTGGGAATGTATAATGCTCGGCCTAGTAATTTACCTACCCATTCTCCAAGGCCCATTCAATACCTATGCCTTAACTCTGACAGATTGGGTAATAGCCATACTCTCAGCCTCAACCATTTTCATTGCCGCCGAAATCTACAAGCTTATCAGTTCACGGCTAAAATCCAAAGGACTGGTTCCAGAACCCACCGGTTGA
- the nuoE gene encoding NADH-quinone oxidoreductase subunit NuoE has protein sequence MDEKVSATINKYNADRGQLVSILQDIQTEYYYLPKEALIQVSEIMGIPASQVYNVATFFRAFSLEPRGKHLINVCLGTACHVRGAVRVLEKIERNLLIERGETTKDRKFTLETVNCMGCCAVGPAVKIDGEYFGQLSTDKVDSVLTKFE, from the coding sequence ATGGATGAAAAAGTTAGCGCTACTATAAACAAATACAACGCTGACAGAGGCCAACTGGTTTCCATACTCCAGGATATCCAGACTGAATACTATTACCTTCCCAAAGAAGCACTGATTCAGGTGAGTGAAATCATGGGCATTCCTGCAAGCCAGGTGTATAACGTGGCCACTTTTTTCAGAGCCTTCAGCCTCGAGCCCAGAGGCAAGCATTTGATTAACGTTTGCCTGGGCACTGCCTGCCACGTCAGAGGTGCCGTCAGAGTACTGGAAAAGATTGAACGAAATTTACTTATCGAAAGAGGTGAGACGACTAAAGACCGCAAATTTACATTAGAGACAGTTAACTGCATGGGATGTTGTGCCGTAGGGCCAGCCGTGAAAATAGACGGTGAATATTTCGGACAGCTGAGCACAGACAAGGTAGATAGTGTGCTAACCAAATTTGAGTAA